The Coregonus clupeaformis isolate EN_2021a chromosome 8, ASM2061545v1, whole genome shotgun sequence genome has a segment encoding these proteins:
- the LOC121572423 gene encoding LOW QUALITY PROTEIN: DENN domain-containing protein 4B-like (The sequence of the model RefSeq protein was modified relative to this genomic sequence to represent the inferred CDS: deleted 1 base in 1 codon): protein MQDDIQRELSELPARITSSWQTGGMTEEKCPQLVDYFVVAGLAPGGSAPLDEEGQQRGGRAVEPVTDLAVIARGLGEEVPEGFTCIEKTQGGHSAELSAGLINNPHMYLCYRRGHDKPPILDLGVLYEGKEVVKQGWYVIETTPYSRSASLSSGGPTTHRTFLTYRRAPESQALHTLGVTDISLLLPSKGEVAPHTFCRVEKNLNTGIWGPALYVCYKRAVAKANALVYEAGLISRYPEADVESFPLPESVPMFCLPMGVTVESWPLNTKYQLPVFSTFVLTSACGDKVYGAAIQFYEAFPRECLSERQSVRLGLVSVVDRRPITNRTLQVKKSVCVLSHWPFFTVFQKFLTFVYRYSISGPHVLPLEKHISSFMHNVPFPSPQRPRILVQLSPYDNLLLCQPVSSPLPLSGASFVKLLQNLGPENACVLLLAVLTEHKLLLHSLRPDVLTSVSEALVSMTFPLRWHCPYIPLCPLRLADVLCAPMPFIVGVHSSYFDLYDPPTDVVCVDLDTNTIFQAEDKKPLSWRSLPRKHGKMLVNTLTNLMKTLEKIYTPGQEEATLEFLLTDYDLIYGRQKQLELEIQEAFLRFMSCLLRGYRTYLLPITQAPSDRTTDCSSLFNLQGFLKSRERTHQKFYIQLTRTQMFTQFIEECSFVSDRHACLEFFDECVQKQSDVEKPEEVRLIDLDEAHSGEHTVFIMPPEEPQEPDGSECPSVYSYETFPVLCMDLFDRPQDQLRVPTKGSAPSSPAPRRTKQEIKLAQKRAQIYSAVPDMWSKCLLGHCYGLWFIYLPTFVRAESAKVRALQTAYEVLKHMETRKVVLPDEVCYRILMQLCGQYGQPVLAVRVLLEMKKAGITPNTITYAYYNKAVLESKWPSTNQGGRLRWAKLRNVLMAVAQFRQPIRQRQKSGSVGSRTDVTMDSNQRSRPQYNLIRQSSWSGLSESSSHESLTGSMVKSNSLNSMRGSKDSDSQGMRCLRNAGANGCSDPASRKPPVGTRDTSTPSPFPPGGVLVRRDQVCLSTFYKDCAETADSEPDFSCQPGERDGRPPGPRDTVSRKAVDENYNNVSPPSQGSLAGKLQQLLTPTRHRVSGRRAASVDARRTGGENGTVRRVSEQRQSRKAQVAESLLKAKERLYNATSESSLSVGSDIDLPDTTNLAFPLRKSWDTNQEGAGLEVLMSSCSLCRSCNSLVYDEEIMAGWTSDDSNLNSSCPFCSTTFVPLLNAEICDLGPVSSLERTNWNTEEEVESAAKPPGGQEAILGHNGVSEDSSSESSSYSESSSATTGLSVGGSPQVTVAYLSPLVLRKELESLLENEGEAVLAQGQLLDSHSIIFWNLVWYFHRLGLPSNLLQLVSSSPLANQLAQTSENSAVRVRLLWDTLTPDTDHWPPLYILWRIHSGVPMRNHSWRRHNHPFTLVFLEEVLRWVGMNEVHKGITLFLETIAKQPGTPKIQRSLYREMLFLTLAAMGRDHVAAFDKKYKAAYQRLSGSLGREELRRKRAQPPSPKAVDCRRSFLLPLEC, encoded by the exons CAGTTGGCAGACAGGCGGCATGACGGAGGAGAAATGCCCCCAGCTAGTGGACTACTTTGTGGTGGCAGGGCTGGCTCCGGGGGGCTCGGCCCCACTGGACGAAGAGGGCCAGCAGAGAGGGGGCCGGGCGGTGGAGCCGGTCACAGACCTGGCGGTGATCGCCCGGGGCTTGGGGGAGGAGGTGCCCGAGGGCTTCACCTGCATCGAGAAGACCCAGGGGGGCCACTCGGCCGAGCTGAGCGCCGGACTCATCAACAACCCCCACATGTACCTGTGTTACCGCCGTGGGCATGACAAGCCACCAATCCTCGACCTCGG TGTGCTGTACGAGGGCAAAGAGGTGGTGAAGCAGGGCTGGTACGTGATCGAGACCACCCCCTACAGCCGCTCAGCCAGTCTGAGCTCCGGGGGCCCCACCACCCACCGCACCTTCCTGACATACCGCCGGGCCCCAGAGTCCCAGGCCCTCCACACCCTGGGGGTCACAGACATCTCCCTCCTGCTGCCCAGCAAGGGAGAGGTGGCCCCCCACACCTTCTGCCGGGTGGAGAAGAACCTCAACACTGGCATA TGGGGTCCAGCATTATACGTGTGCTATAAGAGAGCTGTAGCCAAAGCCAACGCCCTAGTCTATGAAGCAG gTCTGATCAGTCGGTATCCCGAAGCGGACGTGGAGTCGTTCCCCCTGCCAGAGTCTGTGCCTATGTTCTGTCTGCCCATGGGTGTGACGGTGGAGAGCTGGCCCCTCAACACCAAGTACCAGCTCCCTGTCTTCTCTACCTTCGTCCTCACCAGCGCCTGTGGTGACAAG GTTTATGGTGCCGCCATCCAGTTCTACGAGGCGTTCCCACGTGAGTGCCTCTCGGAGCGGCAGAGCGTGCGTCTGGGCCTGGTGAGCGTGGTGGACCGGCGTCCCATCACCAACCGCaccctgcaggtgaagaagagcGTGTGTGTTCTCTCCCACTGGCCCTTCTTCACCGTTTTCCAGAAGTTCCTCACCTTCGTCTACCGATACTCCATCTCCGGACCCCACGTGCTGCCCCTCGAGAA GCACATCTCCAGCTTCATGCACAACGTCCCGTTCCCCTCCCCTCAGCGGCCTCGCATCCTAGTGCAG CTCTCCCCCTATGACAACCTTCTACTGTGTCAGCCCGTCTCCTCCCCCTTACCACTCAG TGGTGCCAGCTTTGTGAAGCTGCTGCAGAACCTGGGCCCTGAGAATGCCTGTGTCCTGCTGCTGGCCGTGCTGACGGAGCACAAACTATTGCTCCACTCCCTCCGCCCCGATGTCCTCACCTCCGTCAGCGAGGCCCTGGTGtct ATGACGTTCCCTCTGCGTTGGCACTGCCCGTACATCCCCCTGTGCCCGCTGCGGCTGGCAGACGTACTGTGTGCCCCCATGCCCTTCATCGTGGGCGTCCACTCCAGCTACTTTGACCTCTATGACCCCCCTACTGACGTGGTGTGTGTTGACCTGGACACCAACACCATCTTTCA AGCAGAGGACAAGAAGCCGTTGTCATGGCGATCGCTACCAAGGAAGCATGGCAAGATGCTGGTGAATACCCTCACCAACTTGATGAAGACCCTGGAGAAAA TCTACACCCCTGGCCAAGAGGAGGCCACCCTGGAGTTCCTGCTGACGGACTATGACCTGATCTACGGGCGTCAGAAGCAGCTGGAGCTGGAGATCCAGGAGGCCTTCCTGCGCTTCATGAGCTGCCTGCTGAGGGGCTACCGCACCTACCTGCTGCCCATCACCCAGGCCCCCTCAGACAGGACCACCGACTGCAGCTCCCTCTTCAACCTGCAGG GCTTCCTGAAGTCTCGTGAACGCACCCACCAGAAGTTCTACATCCAGCTGACCAGGACCCAGATGTTCACTCAGTTCATCGAGGAGTGCTCCTTCGTCAGTGACCGCCACGCCTGTCTCGAGTTCTTCGACGAGTGTGTCCAGAAG CAGTCGGATGTGGAGAAGCCTGAGGAGGTGCGTCTGATAGACCTGGACGAGGCCCACAGTGGGGAGCACACAGTCTTCATCATGCCCCCAGAGGAACCCCAAGAGCCAGACGGTTCAGAGTGCCC GTCTGTTTACAGCTATGAGACGTTCCCTGTGCTCTGCATGGATCTTTTTGACCGGCCTCAGGACCAGCTACGTGTCCCTACCAAGGGGAGTGCCCCCAGCAGCCCTGCCCCGCGACGCACTAAACAG GAGATTAAGCTGGCACAGAAGCGGGCACAGATATACTCGGCAGTGCCCGACATGTGGTCCAAATGCCTGCTGGGCCACTGCTATGGGCTGTGGTTCATCTACCTGCCCACATTTGTGCGGGCGGAGAGTGCCAAGGTGCGTGCCTTGCAAACGGCCTACGAGGTGCTCAAGCACATGGAGACCAGGAAGGTGGTACTACCggatgaggtgtgttacaggatCCTGATGCAGCTGTGTGGGCAGTACGGGCAGCCTGTGCTCGCTGTTAGGGTACTTCTGGAGATGAAGAAAGCTGGGATCACACCCAACACCATCACCTATGCATACTACAACAAG GCAGTGCTGGAGAGCAAGTGGCCCTCTACCAATCAGGGTGGCCGTCTGCGCTGGGCCAAGTTGCGTAACGTTCTGATGGCCGTGGCGCAGTTCAGACAGCCAATCAGACAACGGCAGAAGAGTGGTTCAGTAGGCTCGCGGACAG ATGTTACAATGGACAGTAACCAACGGTCCCGCCCACAATATAACCTGATTCGTCAATCCAGCTGGAGTGGCCTGAGTGAAAGCTCCAGCCACGAATCGCTGACGGGGTCTATGGTGAAGAGCAACAGCCTAAACAGCATGAGAGGCTCAAAAGACAGTGA CTCTCAAGGAATGCGGTGTCTCCGGAACGCAGGTGCCAATGGCTGCAGCGACCCCGCCTCCCGTAAGCCCCCCGTGGGGACACGAGACACCTCCACCCCTTCTCCCTTTCCCCCTGGTGGTGTCCTGGTGCGCCGCGACCAGGTGTGCCTGTCCACCTTTTACAAAGACTGTGCCGAGACGGCCGACTCTGAGCCCGACTTCAGCTGCCAGCCTGGGGAGAGAGACGGCAG GCCACCTGGGCCTAGAGACACTGTGAGCCGCAAGGCCGTGGATGAGAACTACAACAATGTGTCACCGCCGAGTCAAGGCAGCCTGGCGGGGAAACTACAGCAGCTGCTCACGCCTACTCGCCATAGAGTCTCGGGGCGGCGGGCCGCCAGTGTAGACGCCCGGCGCACGGGGGGAGAAAACGGGACGGTGCGCAGGGTGTCGGAACAGAGACAATCCCGAAAAGCCCAGGTGGCTGAGAGCCTCCTGAAGGCTAAGGAGAGGCTCTACAATGCTACCTCTGAG AGTTCTCTGTCGGTGGGGAGTGACATTGACCTGCCTGACACCACCAATTTGGCCTTTCCTCTCCGCAAGTCCTGGGACACCAACCAAGAGGGAGCGGGACTAGAGGTGTTGATGTCGAGCTGCTCCCTGTGTCGGAGCTGTAACTCCCTGGTCTATGACGAGGAGATTATGGCCGGGTGGACGTCTGACGACTCCAACCTCAACTCCAGCTGTCCCTTCTGCTCGACCACCTTTGTT CCCCTTCTCAACGCTGAGATCTGTGACCTAGGACCCGTCAGCAG CCTGGAGCGTACCAACTGGAacacggaggaggaggtggagagtgcCGCCAAGCCCCCTGGTGGCCAGGAGGCCATCCTGGGTCACAACGGTGTGAGTGAGGACTCCAGCTCTGAGTCCAGCAGCTATTCTGAGAGCAGCAGCGCTACCACG GGTTTGTCGGTGGGCGGGTCACCCCAGGTGACGGTAGCCTACCTGAGCCCGTTGGTGCTTCGCAAGGAGCTGGAGAGCCTGCTGGAGAACGAGGGCGAGGCGGTGCTGGCACAGGGCCAGCTCCTGGACAGCCACTCCATCATCTTCTGGAACCTGGTCTGGTACTTCCATCGCCTGGGCCTGCCCAGCAACCTGCTGCAGCTGGTCAGCTCCTCACCGCTGGCCAACCAACTAGCACAG aCTTCAGAGAACTCAGCAGTGAGGGTGAGGCTGCTGTGGGACACACTGACCCCTGACACAGACCACTGGCCCCCCCTCTACATCCTATGGAGGATACACA gtGGTGTACCCATGCGGAACCACAGCTGGCGGAGGCACAACCACCCCTTCACCCTTGTCTTCCTGGAGGAAGTGCTGCGCTGGGTCGGCATGAACGAGGTACACAAGGGAATCACCCTCTTCCTggaaaccatcgccaagcaaccAGGCACGCCCAAGATTCAAAG GAGTCTGTACAGAGAGATGCTCTTCCTCACGCTGGCTGCCATGGGTAGAGATCACGTTG CTGCGTTTGATAAGAAATACAAGGCTGCGTACCAACGGCTGAGTGGCTCCTTGGGTCGCGAGGAACTCCGCAGGAAGCGAGCCCAGCCACCTAGCCCCAAGGCTGTGGACTGCAGACGGAGCTTCCTGCTGCCCCTCGAGTGCTGA
- the LOC121570102 gene encoding uncharacterized protein LOC121570102, producing MNRVRSVSIHPRRPITKIVSHERGRSRTRHHCPTSIHTKERDGTDSQTVEHALTPTDFQTVERSQKAEGDHMWEEQDLTLFEQKCNRMFKREREWLEDKRREIRKRKILWRQRKLVVEGRYLAKMEGLLEDMAWRVQALDLFTKKDGETKSGQSKKKNGQVTQVTGQYKAGDKSQLESKAERPEQKRKEREQRKERKGEEGGDGDDNGAGKEYRGGLA from the exons ATGAATCGCGTACGCAGTGTGTCTATCCACCCAAGAAGGCCAATAACT AAAATTGTCAGCCATGAGAGAGGCCGTTCCAGGACCAGACACCACTGCCCAACTTCG ATCCATACAAAGGAGAGAGATGGCACTGACTCCCAAACAGTGGAACATGCACTGACTCCCACTGACTTCCAAACAGTGGAGCGCTCTCAGAAGGCAGAGGGAGATCACATGTGGGAAGAACAGGACCTAACCCTTTTTGAACAGAAATGTAACAGAATgttcaagagagagagggagtggttggaggacaagaggagagagatcagaaagaggAAGATCCTATGGAGACAGAGAAAACTGGTAGTAGAGGGAAGATACCTAGCCAAGATGGAGGGATTGCTAGAGGACATGGCATGGCGAGTCCAGGCATTGGATTTGTTCACAAAGAAAGATGGAGAAACAAAGAGTGGTCAATCAAAG AAGAAGAATGGCCAGGTCACCCAGGTGACAGGACAGTACAAGGCAGGGGATAAATCACAGCTTGAGAGCAAGGCTGAGAGGCCAGAGCAGAAAAGgaaggagagggaacagagaaaggaaaggaaaggagaggagggtggtGATGGAGATGATAATGGTGCAGGGAAAGAAtacaggggtggtttggcttga